From a region of the Campylobacter showae genome:
- a CDS encoding low molecular weight protein-tyrosine-phosphatase, with protein sequence MKILFVCHGNICRSTMAQSVMQNLSENAGLTGRISIDSRATHEDEIGEPPYYETVRVLKQNGVPVTPHKATLITQKDFDSSDLILIMDDENLRTLKRKFGSGTKFDEKVKFLLEFSEASSGKIIADPYYTRDFERCYEDVSRSCAGLLESLKQIL encoded by the coding sequence ATGAAAATTTTATTCGTCTGCCACGGAAATATTTGCCGCTCGACTATGGCGCAGTCGGTTATGCAAAATTTGAGCGAGAATGCGGGTCTGACGGGGCGTATTAGCATCGACTCGCGCGCCACGCACGAGGACGAGATAGGCGAGCCGCCGTACTACGAAACTGTGCGGGTTTTGAAACAAAACGGCGTACCCGTGACGCCCCACAAAGCGACCTTGATAACGCAAAAGGATTTTGATAGCAGCGATCTTATTTTGATAATGGACGATGAAAATTTAAGGACTCTAAAGCGAAAATTCGGCTCTGGGACTAAATTTGACGAAAAAGTAAAATTTCTGCTCGAATTTAGCGAAGCCTCAAGCGGCAAAATAATCGCCGATCCATATTACACTCGCGATTTTGAGCGTTGCTACGAGGACGTTTCGCGCTCTTGCGCGGGCTTGCTTGAGAGTCTAAAGCAAATTTTATAA
- a CDS encoding carbon-nitrogen hydrolase gives MKVALIQQKFHGTKDATVQRTLELVREASSGGAELVVLQELHQTQYFCQSEETRFFDLAEGWENDVKFWGEVARQNGVVLVTSLFEKRADGLYHNTAFVFEKDGSVAGKYRKMHIPDDPGFYEKFYFTPGDIGFEPIDTSVGRLGLLVCWDQWYPEAARLMALRGAKLLIYPTAIGWFEGDEEAEKSRQLEAWVAVQRGHAVANGLPVIAVNRVGFEGDESGVMEGIKFWGNSFVFGAQGEELFRADSQSELCHIVEIDMTRSEEVRRIWPFLRDRRIDAYANLTKRFID, from the coding sequence ATGAAAGTAGCGCTAATCCAACAAAAATTTCACGGCACCAAAGACGCAACCGTGCAAAGGACGCTTGAGCTTGTGCGTGAGGCTAGCAGCGGCGGAGCGGAGCTTGTCGTGCTGCAGGAGCTGCACCAGACGCAGTATTTTTGCCAGAGCGAGGAGACGAGGTTTTTTGATCTTGCCGAGGGCTGGGAAAACGACGTCAAATTTTGGGGTGAGGTAGCGCGTCAAAACGGCGTCGTGCTCGTCACTTCGTTATTTGAAAAGCGCGCGGACGGCCTGTATCACAACACCGCATTCGTCTTTGAAAAAGACGGCAGCGTCGCGGGTAAATACCGCAAAATGCACATCCCGGACGACCCGGGCTTTTACGAGAAATTTTACTTTACTCCGGGCGACATCGGCTTTGAGCCGATCGATACGAGCGTAGGTAGACTCGGGCTTTTGGTGTGCTGGGATCAGTGGTATCCCGAGGCTGCGCGCCTCATGGCTCTGCGCGGCGCGAAGCTGCTCATCTATCCGACCGCGATCGGCTGGTTCGAGGGCGACGAGGAGGCGGAAAAATCGCGCCAACTAGAGGCCTGGGTCGCCGTGCAGCGCGGACATGCGGTCGCAAACGGCCTACCCGTGATAGCCGTAAACCGCGTGGGTTTTGAAGGCGACGAAAGCGGCGTGATGGAGGGGATCAAATTTTGGGGCAACAGCTTTGTTTTTGGCGCGCAGGGCGAGGAGCTTTTCCGCGCCGATAGCCAGAGCGAGCTTTGCCATATCGTAGAGATCGATATGACCAGAAGCGAAGAAGTGCGCAGGATTTGGCCGTTTTTGAGAGACCGAAGAATAGATGCGTACGCAAATTTAACAAAAAGATTTATCGACTGA
- a CDS encoding transglutaminase-like domain-containing protein, with protein sequence MQRRDFLRNTAILGAVMATPSTVFGGSKAMGNKRVFDLTLNHEILEAGKKTRLWIPLPFIREYQSVSDIKFDGNFANPSVNYDAIPTLYVDYAEVAKPTLSVKFRVETFERNADFSKVKFNPNEKLSPETEFYLKPTQHIPNNGIVKQKADEITKGIKGDLERAKAIYTWVANTMQRDNSVLGCGTGDVKAILESGKLVGKCTDINSVFVGLCRAVGIPAREIFGIRVGQSRFSNEMGKADEKGLAAISGGQHCRAEFYLKGHGWIPVDPADVAKVRLGEKLSNDDSKLAKVREFLFGNWEMCWIGFNDARDFVLSPKPAEFPLNNFGYPYGEVDDNVLNYYSPKDFSYDYKSQEVK encoded by the coding sequence ATGCAAAGACGCGATTTTTTAAGAAACACTGCGATTTTAGGCGCCGTTATGGCAACTCCGAGCACCGTTTTCGGAGGCAGCAAGGCCATGGGCAACAAGAGGGTTTTCGACCTTACTTTAAATCACGAAATTTTAGAGGCAGGCAAGAAAACCAGGCTGTGGATACCGCTGCCGTTCATCAGAGAGTATCAGAGCGTAAGCGATATCAAATTTGACGGCAATTTCGCTAATCCGTCGGTGAACTACGACGCGATCCCGACGCTTTACGTGGACTACGCCGAGGTGGCAAAGCCGACGCTTAGCGTTAAATTTAGAGTCGAGACCTTCGAGCGAAACGCCGATTTTAGCAAGGTCAAATTTAACCCGAACGAAAAGCTAAGCCCGGAGACGGAATTTTATCTAAAACCTACTCAGCACATCCCAAATAACGGCATCGTAAAGCAAAAAGCCGATGAAATAACTAAAGGCATCAAAGGCGATCTGGAGCGCGCAAAGGCGATCTACACGTGGGTGGCAAACACCATGCAGCGCGACAACAGCGTCCTAGGCTGCGGCACGGGCGACGTAAAAGCGATACTTGAAAGCGGCAAGCTGGTGGGCAAATGCACCGACATAAACTCCGTATTCGTGGGGCTTTGCAGAGCCGTAGGCATCCCTGCGCGCGAGATTTTTGGCATCAGAGTGGGACAGAGCAGATTTTCAAACGAGATGGGAAAGGCCGATGAGAAGGGGCTCGCAGCGATCTCGGGCGGTCAACACTGCAGGGCGGAATTTTATCTCAAAGGCCACGGCTGGATCCCTGTCGATCCTGCGGACGTCGCTAAAGTGCGCCTGGGCGAGAAGCTAAGTAACGACGACAGCAAGCTTGCCAAAGTGCGCGAGTTTTTGTTTGGCAACTGGGAGATGTGCTGGATCGGCTTTAACGATGCGCGCGACTTTGTCCTATCGCCAAAACCTGCGGAATTTCCGCTAAATAACTTCGGCTATCCTTACGGCGAAGTGGACGACAACGTGCTAAATTACTATTCTCCAAAAGATTTTAGCTACGACTACAAGTCGCAAGAGGTCAAATGA
- a CDS encoding heavy-metal-associated domain-containing protein, which produces MNKILSILLLASMAFANQNFVIKVEGMHCPLCTAMVRKALLKVDGVISAKASLHDKTARVETKDGVSEKQLLDAVATTGYTGEIVK; this is translated from the coding sequence ATGAATAAAATTCTATCTATTTTACTGCTTGCAAGCATGGCGTTTGCAAATCAAAATTTTGTTATCAAAGTCGAGGGAATGCACTGCCCGCTGTGTACGGCGATGGTGCGAAAAGCCCTGCTAAAGGTAGACGGCGTCATCAGCGCCAAGGCTAGTCTGCACGATAAAACCGCCCGCGTCGAGACGAAAGACGGCGTGAGCGAGAAGCAGCTGCTAGATGCGGTGGCGACGACGGGTTATACGGGCGAGATAGTTAAGTAA
- a CDS encoding M20/M25/M40 family metallo-hydrolase, with protein sequence MQKNEVMNDFKKLCEIPHCSYETEQMREFLADFSRCLGFSVNVDEAGNIHAVKGEPKICLQSHYDMVCVGTAPNLELIEENGILRAKNSTLGADDGIGVAMMMGAMREFANLECLFTNDEEVGLVGANAFKGKILSPNLLNLDSEEDDRVTLGCAGGINVSAKISAQTIKKSGKIYEIGVTGLSGGHSGNEIHKNIPNATKLLAKFLAEEGCELISLDFGERSNSIPANAVCKALCAHEPAQRGLARVKNLGEGEADVLVNSGKILALINSFAQGVRSYDTQLDMVNESINLSTVKQKGEVIEFDFFGRAMKREGLENLGFETATLASALGFEVRVTDRSANWAPRISDFAHLVLEELQKQKPQAKFAAVHAGLECGVLVAKQPELQACSIGPNIHSPHSVNEHCEIASVEMIAEVVRNIIARLQ encoded by the coding sequence ATGCAAAAAAACGAAGTTATGAATGATTTTAAGAAGCTGTGCGAGATACCTCACTGCAGCTACGAGACGGAGCAGATGAGGGAGTTTTTGGCGGATTTTTCGCGCTGCCTTGGCTTTAGCGTGAACGTCGATGAGGCGGGCAATATCCACGCCGTAAAGGGCGAGCCTAAAATCTGCCTGCAAAGCCACTACGACATGGTCTGCGTGGGCACGGCGCCAAATTTAGAGCTCATCGAAGAAAACGGCATCCTAAGGGCGAAAAACTCGACTCTGGGCGCTGACGATGGCATCGGCGTGGCGATGATGATGGGCGCGATGCGGGAGTTTGCAAATTTAGAGTGCTTATTTACCAACGACGAAGAGGTCGGACTCGTGGGTGCAAACGCCTTTAAAGGTAAAATTTTATCGCCGAATCTGCTAAATTTAGACAGCGAAGAGGACGACCGCGTGACGCTAGGGTGTGCGGGCGGCATAAACGTGAGCGCAAAAATCAGCGCGCAGACCATCAAAAAGAGCGGTAAAATTTACGAGATCGGTGTCACGGGGCTTAGCGGCGGGCATTCGGGCAACGAGATACACAAAAATATCCCAAACGCAACGAAGCTGCTGGCGAAATTTCTCGCCGAGGAGGGCTGCGAGCTAATCAGTCTGGATTTTGGCGAGAGGAGCAACTCGATCCCCGCAAACGCCGTTTGTAAGGCGCTGTGCGCGCATGAGCCGGCGCAGCGCGGCCTAGCGCGGGTAAAGAACCTAGGCGAGGGCGAAGCGGACGTGCTGGTAAACAGCGGCAAAATTTTGGCGCTAATTAACTCCTTCGCTCAGGGCGTGCGCAGCTACGACACGCAGCTTGACATGGTAAACGAAAGCATAAATCTCTCGACCGTCAAGCAAAAGGGCGAAGTGATTGAATTTGATTTTTTCGGGCGCGCGATGAAGCGCGAGGGGCTCGAAAATCTAGGCTTTGAGACCGCTACTCTTGCTAGCGCGCTGGGCTTTGAGGTTAGAGTAACCGACCGCTCGGCGAACTGGGCGCCGCGCATCAGCGACTTCGCGCATCTGGTGCTTGAGGAGTTGCAAAAACAAAAGCCGCAGGCCAAATTTGCCGCCGTGCACGCAGGCCTTGAGTGCGGCGTACTGGTTGCAAAACAGCCCGAGCTGCAAGCCTGCTCCATAGGCCCTAATATCCACTCGCCACACTCCGTGAATGAGCACTGTGAGATAGCGTCGGTGGAGATGATAGCGGAAGTCGTAAGAAATATAATCGCTAGACTTCAGTAG
- the nth gene encoding endonuclease III — protein MRTKKDINAIKNLFLENFKDAGSELKFGNLYELLVCVMLSAQCTDKRVNLITPSLFEAYPDIASLAQANLGSVKALINSCSFFNNKAENLIKMAKSVMSEFDGEIPTTEKELMSLAGVGQKTAHVVLIEHFGSNLMAVDTHVFRVAHRLGLSRGKTPEAVELDLTKAFKTQLNTLHQAMVLFGRYTCKAIKPNCKECFLNELCSSKDKNFP, from the coding sequence ATGAGAACGAAAAAAGATATAAACGCTATCAAAAATTTATTTTTAGAAAATTTCAAAGACGCGGGCAGCGAGCTTAAATTTGGCAACCTTTACGAGCTGCTAGTATGCGTGATGTTAAGCGCGCAGTGCACCGATAAGCGCGTAAATTTGATCACACCTTCGCTTTTTGAAGCATACCCGGACATCGCGAGCCTAGCGCAGGCAAATCTCGGAAGCGTAAAAGCGCTAATAAATTCCTGTAGCTTTTTTAACAACAAGGCCGAAAATTTGATCAAGATGGCAAAGAGCGTGATGAGCGAATTTGACGGCGAGATACCAACGACCGAAAAGGAGCTGATGAGTCTAGCCGGTGTGGGTCAAAAGACCGCACACGTCGTGCTGATCGAGCATTTCGGATCAAATTTGATGGCGGTGGATACGCACGTCTTTCGCGTGGCGCATAGGCTTGGTCTTAGTAGGGGCAAGACGCCCGAAGCCGTCGAGCTTGATCTAACTAAAGCCTTTAAAACGCAACTAAATACGCTTCATCAAGCGATGGTGCTTTTTGGCCGCTACACCTGTAAAGCGATCAAGCCAAACTGCAAGGAATGCTTTTTAAACGAGCTATGCAGCAGTAAAGATAAGAATTTTCCGTAA
- a CDS encoding peptidylprolyl isomerase, translated as MNKILFASLSLAAALSLSAAEYATVNGTKVTDKDVAFTLAAMPGVTLEQLPKDTQKKVIDETINRKLLLDEAKKSGLEKTDEYKAALEELKNNLALDLWMKRIFDNIKVSEGEISDFYNKNKAEFAVPAQVRAKHILVATEKDANDIIVALKGLKGDELVKKFEELAKSKSTDQGSAANGGELGWFGQSQMVKPFADAAFALKKGEVTQKPVKSNFGYHVILKEDSKAAGTVGLNEVKPQIEGNLKMEKFRNDIRKRGDELRSKAKVEYK; from the coding sequence ATGAATAAAATTTTATTCGCATCTCTTAGTTTGGCTGCGGCTCTAAGCCTAAGTGCGGCGGAGTACGCCACCGTAAACGGAACAAAAGTAACCGATAAGGATGTAGCTTTCACGCTTGCTGCTATGCCTGGCGTAACACTAGAGCAACTACCTAAAGACACTCAAAAAAAAGTGATCGATGAGACTATCAACAGAAAACTACTTCTAGACGAGGCTAAAAAGAGCGGACTAGAAAAAACCGACGAATACAAAGCTGCGCTTGAAGAGCTAAAAAACAACCTTGCGCTTGATCTTTGGATGAAGAGAATTTTCGATAATATCAAAGTTAGCGAAGGCGAGATCAGCGACTTTTATAACAAAAATAAAGCCGAATTTGCCGTGCCTGCACAAGTAAGAGCTAAACATATCCTAGTGGCTACTGAAAAAGACGCAAACGACATAATAGTTGCGCTAAAAGGTCTAAAAGGCGACGAGCTGGTTAAAAAATTCGAAGAGCTAGCAAAATCTAAATCTACCGATCAAGGCTCTGCGGCTAACGGCGGCGAACTAGGTTGGTTTGGCCAATCTCAAATGGTAAAACCTTTCGCGGACGCTGCATTTGCGCTTAAAAAAGGCGAAGTAACTCAAAAACCTGTTAAATCAAATTTCGGCTACCACGTAATCCTAAAAGAGGATAGCAAAGCTGCCGGTACTGTAGGTCTAAACGAGGTTAAACCTCAAATCGAGGGCAACCTAAAGATGGAGAAATTTAGAAACGATATCAGAAAAAGAGGCGACGAGCTTCGCTCAAAAGCTAAAGTAGAATATAAATAA
- the fbaA gene encoding class II fructose-bisphosphate aldolase, with product MGVLDVVKAGVLSGDDVTRLYKYAKEQGFAIPAVNVVGSDSVNAVLEAAKAANSPVIIQFSNGGAGFYAGKACGNADVLGAVAGAQHVHLLAKAYGVPVILHTDHAARKLLPWIDELVKFSREYKKAHGVPLFSSHMLDLSEESLEENLSTCEKYLKELSELGISLEIELGVTGGEEDGVDNTGVDNALLYTQPEDVARAYERLSKISDRFSIAASFGNVHGVYKPGNVVLRPEILKNSQAYVADKFQTLTDKPVNFVFHGGSGSELKDIKDAVSYGVVKMNIDTDTQWAFWDGVRAYELKNRAYLQGQIGNPEGDDKPNKKYYDPRKWLRSGEESMVKRLLTAFEDLNCLNRN from the coding sequence ATGGGTGTTTTAGACGTAGTAAAAGCCGGCGTTTTAAGCGGCGATGACGTAACTAGGCTGTATAAATACGCAAAGGAGCAGGGCTTTGCCATACCTGCGGTAAACGTGGTCGGAAGCGACTCGGTAAATGCTGTTTTAGAAGCGGCGAAGGCGGCTAACTCACCCGTTATCATCCAGTTTAGTAACGGCGGAGCCGGCTTTTATGCCGGCAAAGCTTGCGGGAATGCCGATGTGCTAGGCGCAGTAGCAGGCGCGCAGCACGTTCATCTGCTGGCCAAAGCTTACGGCGTACCGGTGATCCTACACACCGATCATGCGGCTAGAAAGCTACTGCCGTGGATCGACGAGCTGGTTAAATTTAGTCGCGAATATAAAAAGGCTCACGGCGTGCCGCTTTTTAGCTCGCATATGCTTGATCTTAGCGAAGAGAGCTTGGAGGAAAATTTAAGCACTTGCGAGAAGTATCTAAAAGAGCTTAGCGAGCTTGGCATCAGCCTAGAAATCGAGCTTGGCGTAACCGGCGGCGAAGAGGACGGCGTGGATAACACGGGTGTTGATAATGCGCTTCTTTATACGCAGCCTGAAGACGTCGCGCGGGCATATGAGCGACTAAGTAAAATCAGCGATAGATTTAGCATAGCGGCCAGCTTTGGTAACGTTCACGGCGTGTATAAGCCTGGCAACGTCGTGCTTCGACCGGAAATTTTGAAAAACTCACAAGCATACGTTGCGGATAAATTTCAAACCCTAACCGATAAACCCGTAAATTTCGTCTTTCACGGCGGTAGCGGTAGTGAGCTAAAGGATATCAAAGATGCCGTCAGCTACGGCGTAGTAAAGATGAACATCGACACCGATACGCAGTGGGCGTTTTGGGACGGCGTGAGAGCGTACGAGCTAAAAAACAGAGCCTATCTACAAGGTCAAATCGGCAACCCTGAAGGCGACGACAAACCGAACAAAAAGTACTACGATCCGCGCAAATGGCTACGAAGCGGCGAGGAGTCGATGGTAAAACGCCTGCTAACTGCATTTGAAGATTTAAACTGCTTAAATAGAAATTAA
- a CDS encoding MotA/TolQ/ExbB proton channel family protein, translating to MEPKKEARNDNFTDLALPEVKGRQSFFVYTKIIFLPTAIYLVALLGFFGYIDFQIGLHTVIMMGIIWVISLIFAKNSAELACCYFEQSGADFKRNLKEYIIKHLLVIGKDTKSNAGFDEFVAYYTRNLRNENFASVGAGIFPMLGILGTFISIAVSMPEFNSSNTTELETEISTLLSGVATAFYISIYGIFLALWWIFFEKYGTSKFETLVRRQKNATSGFFWTKEELDRRYLQENLRHFEKIGVIFEHVSNAEFFEELDKTIEAKFKTFTNILKNEEEAVKLSGEHIKQTMNTLLKSSKDQKDLIKVHAEILNVINKFNGNIKDMQLKFAEQYNRLYDVGGERIARLEKSVGELEYNVKNFSESLSKFSSEILEKQKLAMDGFKESLIDGVQAFKKAFDDEAIEAYDDNSALIEGLKQDIDELDKEANEILQTIEKASMLDENA from the coding sequence ATGGAACCCAAAAAAGAAGCGAGAAACGATAATTTCACCGATTTGGCGTTGCCTGAGGTAAAAGGCAGGCAATCTTTTTTCGTATATACGAAAATTATATTTTTGCCGACGGCGATATATCTCGTCGCGCTTCTTGGGTTTTTTGGGTATATAGATTTTCAAATCGGCCTACACACGGTTATTATGATGGGTATTATTTGGGTGATTTCGCTAATCTTTGCTAAAAATAGCGCCGAACTTGCTTGCTGCTATTTTGAGCAAAGCGGGGCTGATTTTAAGCGAAATCTAAAAGAATACATCATCAAACATCTTTTAGTTATAGGCAAAGATACGAAGTCAAACGCAGGATTTGACGAATTTGTCGCCTATTACACCAGGAATTTACGTAACGAAAATTTTGCTTCCGTGGGTGCGGGTATCTTTCCGATGCTGGGTATTTTGGGAACATTTATCAGTATCGCGGTTTCTATGCCTGAGTTTAACTCTTCAAATACTACCGAGCTCGAAACTGAAATTTCAACCCTTCTTAGCGGCGTGGCGACTGCGTTTTACATCTCTATTTACGGTATTTTTTTAGCGCTTTGGTGGATATTTTTTGAAAAATACGGAACGAGCAAATTTGAAACGCTAGTGCGAAGACAAAAAAATGCTACTAGCGGCTTTTTCTGGACGAAAGAGGAGCTTGATAGAAGATATTTGCAAGAGAATTTAAGACACTTTGAAAAGATCGGAGTGATCTTTGAGCATGTTAGTAACGCCGAGTTCTTTGAGGAGCTTGATAAGACTATCGAGGCTAAATTTAAAACTTTTACAAATATCTTGAAAAACGAAGAAGAGGCTGTCAAACTAAGCGGCGAACACATCAAACAAACGATGAATACGCTGCTAAAATCCTCGAAGGATCAAAAAGATCTTATCAAAGTCCATGCCGAAATCTTGAACGTTATCAATAAATTTAACGGCAACATCAAAGATATGCAACTAAAATTTGCCGAGCAGTACAACCGCCTCTACGATGTGGGCGGCGAGCGTATCGCAAGGCTCGAAAAGAGCGTGGGCGAACTAGAGTATAATGTTAAAAATTTCAGTGAGTCTCTTTCTAAATTTAGTAGTGAAATCTTAGAAAAACAAAAACTTGCAATGGATGGCTTTAAAGAGAGCTTGATTGACGGCGTACAGGCATTTAAAAAGGCCTTTGATGATGAAGCAATCGAGGCTTATGATGATAATAGCGCGCTCATTGAAGGGCTAAAGCAAGACATCGACGAGCTTGATAAAGAGGCGAATGAGATCTTGCAAACCATCGAAAAGGCGAGTATGCTAGATGAAAACGCGTAA
- a CDS encoding OmpA family protein, whose protein sequence is MKTRNENKSGDQTFWISYADLMAGLMFVFMLIIGAVVVKYVLSQSDLAKLQKDLSEREKQIASSQSELVRKENVIKEIFSNLDRAKSENKELADINRLVNEMLEGVKKEKNELTNLTQTYEINLNDANKTIADLQDRVVQLGQVLAQKDEALNELNAKYGDEISKFAALEEDFNKTKDKIKDISSLRSNVISNLRAKLGNKVSIDPSSGVVSLPESILFDTGSYELRDEAKARLKEILQTYFEAILNNEEIAKHIDRIVIEGHTNSVGSYMYNLDLSQKRAYSVLDFIYSWNKDKRLEHYLIASGRSFSDLVMKNGKEDPDASRRIEIKFSISDKESMKEMQDLLERQNQKYSKD, encoded by the coding sequence ATGAAAACGCGTAACGAGAACAAAAGCGGAGACCAGACCTTTTGGATATCGTATGCGGACCTGATGGCTGGGCTGATGTTTGTTTTTATGCTCATCATCGGTGCCGTCGTCGTAAAATACGTCCTTAGCCAAAGCGATCTGGCAAAACTACAAAAAGATTTGAGCGAGCGCGAGAAGCAAATCGCCTCATCACAAAGCGAGCTCGTCCGTAAAGAAAACGTCATAAAAGAAATTTTTTCAAATTTGGACCGCGCAAAGAGCGAAAACAAAGAGCTTGCCGACATAAACAGGCTCGTAAACGAGATGCTTGAAGGCGTTAAAAAAGAGAAAAACGAACTCACGAATCTAACCCAAACCTACGAGATAAATCTAAACGACGCAAACAAAACTATCGCGGATTTGCAGGATAGAGTGGTGCAGCTAGGGCAAGTTTTAGCGCAAAAAGACGAGGCGCTAAACGAGCTAAACGCAAAATACGGCGATGAAATCTCAAAATTTGCCGCGCTGGAAGAGGATTTTAATAAAACAAAAGACAAGATCAAAGACATCAGCTCGCTTCGCTCAAACGTCATATCAAATTTACGCGCCAAGCTCGGAAACAAGGTCAGCATAGATCCTAGCTCTGGCGTCGTATCATTGCCCGAGTCTATACTTTTTGACACGGGCTCGTACGAGCTAAGAGACGAAGCAAAAGCGCGCCTAAAGGAAATTTTGCAGACTTATTTCGAAGCGATTTTAAATAACGAAGAGATCGCAAAACACATCGATAGGATCGTGATCGAGGGGCATACGAACTCCGTAGGTAGCTACATGTACAACCTTGATCTGTCGCAAAAGCGCGCGTATTCGGTGCTGGATTTTATCTACTCGTGGAACAAGGACAAGCGCCTAGAGCACTATCTTATCGCTAGCGGGCGCAGTTTTAGCGATCTGGTGATGAAAAACGGCAAAGAAGACCCCGACGCCTCAAGGCGCATCGAGATCAAATTTTCGATCTCGGACAAAGAGTCGATGAAAGAGATGCAAGATCTCTTGGAGCGGCAAAATCAAAAGTATTCAAAAGACTAA
- a CDS encoding 1-aminocyclopropane-1-carboxylate deaminase, whose product MDGEFNGNKARKLEYFLHAGLGGIKRVVSYGSSQSNAMYSLSVFAKMKGLEFHYVVSNLNSNLAENPIGNFKFALENGMKIYIDKDRRVQARALAYELAGLKKGEIYGDEAVNLTDAFDRNGLNLDKFDERCSFTDTNLSAKNMPNSQAEIAPNLQNLGRENLIKFDGSAKLASANFGEFVSHKNSNLKKSTDQTSSNLPAAQDCFIGDSLFINEGVWQPQAETGFISQARQIERWADAEGKVVDIFLPSGTGTSAAFLAKHVKFDVFTCPCVGDADYLKSEIEALTPNSKARILQPPKKYHFGDLKLELYQIWREVCEQTGIEFELIYDPVGFLTMMANLGAFKNEILYIHQGGALGNISQKLRYERKFKETR is encoded by the coding sequence ATGGACGGCGAATTTAACGGCAATAAAGCTAGAAAGCTGGAGTATTTTTTGCATGCTGGTCTTGGCGGTATAAAGCGCGTCGTTAGCTATGGCTCTAGCCAGTCAAACGCGATGTATAGCCTAAGCGTCTTTGCCAAGATGAAGGGCTTAGAGTTTCACTACGTAGTTTCAAATTTAAACTCAAATTTAGCAGAAAATCCGATCGGAAATTTTAAATTCGCCCTTGAAAACGGGATGAAAATCTATATAGATAAAGATAGACGGGTACAGGCTAGGGCTCTAGCTTACGAACTAGCCGGCCTAAAAAAGGGCGAGATTTACGGCGATGAGGCTGTAAATTTGACGGATGCTTTTGATAGAAACGGGTTAAATTTGGATAAATTTGACGAACGATGCAGCTTTACGGATACGAATTTAAGCGCGAAAAATATGCCGAATTCGCAAGCCGAGATCGCGCCGAATTTACAAAATCTAGGCAGAGAAAATTTGATCAAATTTGACGGATCGGCAAAGCTCGCAAGCGCAAATTTCGGCGAATTTGTAAGCCATAAAAACTCAAATTTAAAAAAATCCACAGACCAAACAAGCTCAAATTTACCCGCCGCGCAGGATTGCTTCATCGGCGATTCGCTTTTTATAAACGAGGGCGTTTGGCAGCCGCAGGCGGAGACGGGCTTTATCTCGCAGGCTAGGCAGATAGAGCGCTGGGCGGATGCGGAGGGTAAAGTCGTGGATATATTTTTGCCTTCAGGTACCGGCACGTCGGCGGCATTTTTAGCTAAGCACGTCAAATTTGACGTTTTTACCTGTCCTTGCGTGGGCGACGCAGACTACCTAAAAAGCGAGATCGAAGCGCTGACGCCAAACTCGAAGGCGCGCATTTTGCAGCCGCCTAAGAAATATCATTTCGGCGATCTAAAGCTGGAGCTTTATCAAATTTGGCGCGAAGTATGCGAGCAAACGGGGATAGAATTTGAGCTCATTTACGATCCGGTCGGCTTTTTAACGATGATGGCAAACCTGGGCGCGTTTAAAAACGAGATTTTATACATCCACCAAGGCGGCGCGCTCGGAAATATCAGTCAAAAACTAAGATACGAAAGAAAATTTAAGGAGACGAGATGA